A segment of the ANME-2 cluster archaeon genome:
CACCTCTGGACCGTATGAAACACGCAAGCTTGACAGATATAATCAAAGTACATCGGGAGCTTACGGCGGTGGAAGGTAAATGTTATTATTTTTTTGATGAAGTCCATTATGACCCTGACTGGGCTGTTAATTTGAAAACACTCATCGACACCCAGACAGGTGATAAATATCTAGCTACTGTTTCGTCCTCAACCCTGCTATTGAAAGATTCTGCCGAATCAGGAGTAGGCAGGTTTGAATTCAAGTCAGTATCACCCTTCTCTTTAAGGGAATTTATTTTGAAAAATGGAGTTCAGGACAGCGAAATAAACGGACTTTCAATTCAACATGATCTAAAGGAAATGAAAACAATTATTCAATCATGGGATGAGGTCAGACTCCTGGCATTAAAGCGGACCATTGAACCCTTCCTTAAAAAATACTTACTTTTTGGAGGTTTTCCTGCGCAGTTCGCTTATGAATACGATATCATGCAGTGGCAGAACTATTTAAGGTTGAATTATGTCAGTCTTATCCTGTATAAGGACATACTTTCCAGATACGAAGTAAGGGACCCATCCATACTCGAAGACCTGCTTTTTTTAATCGCAGAAAAGACCACACTTCCTTTAAGCTATGCCTCATTAGGTAAGATATTCAATATCAGGATTGAGACCGTGCGCCAGTACTTGCATTACCTGGAAGCTGCAGGGCTTATAATAATATGCAATTATTATACAATGAACATATCAAAACGTGCGCGCAGGAATAAGAAATTCTATACTATTGACCCCGGGTTCACAGCGGCTTTGAACCATACGACCATATTAACGGACCAGGATATTTCAAAGAATGTAGAAACCGTTGTGGCCGCCCACCTGGTCAATTACCTGAAAGTATCTACTGGATTATTGAACCTAAGGATATCTTACTGGAAA
Coding sequences within it:
- a CDS encoding ATP-binding protein, with translation MVEPDIKPVLESSNPWWQPDSSFAPQAFEKQIVNEIISHLKSPFSLILIGPRQSGKTTIFHQIIKNILTRVKDPRCIVYAPLDRMKHASLTDIIKVHRELTAVEGKCYYFFDEVHYDPDWAVNLKTLIDTQTGDKYLATVSSSTLLLKDSAESGVGRFEFKSVSPFSLREFILKNGVQDSEINGLSIQHDLKEMKTIIQSWDEVRLLALKRTIEPFLKKYLLFGGFPAQFAYEYDIMQWQNYLRLNYVSLILYKDILSRYEVRDPSILEDLLFLIAEKTTLPLSYASLGKIFNIRIETVRQYLHYLEAAGLIIICNYYTMNISKRARRNKKFYTIDPGFTAALNHTTILTDQDISKNVETVVAAHLVNYLKVSTGLLNLRISYWKEKYEVDFVIGPGRSPVPIEVKFASTIRRDDILVSSQP